One stretch of Serinicoccus hydrothermalis DNA includes these proteins:
- a CDS encoding polyprenyl synthetase family protein, with the protein MRPPSIPGADEELTSRVEAGLARVSQRLAEVVDHDDPFVSEANHHLAAAGGKGFRPLLTLLSSEVGTGWDEQVVDAAVGVELTHLASLYHDDVMDEAELRRGVQSANARYGNSTAILVGDLLFGTASSVVAGLGAQAVRIQADTFIRLCAGQIRDDRQADADLPSDQAVQAYLEILADKTGALIATAARYGAMFGGCDEATTRTLTAYGEKVGVVFQLADDLLDVASDAQESGKTPGTDLREGKATLPVLYARSSEDPADARLLELTRGPIEDPDDLAEALSLLRGHPAMAQAREQTLHVAAQARELLDDLPASPARAALQALVDGVADRSR; encoded by the coding sequence GTGAGACCGCCCAGCATCCCCGGTGCCGACGAGGAGCTGACGAGCCGCGTCGAGGCCGGGCTCGCCCGGGTGTCTCAGCGGCTGGCGGAGGTCGTCGACCACGACGACCCCTTCGTCTCGGAGGCCAACCACCACCTCGCCGCCGCCGGGGGCAAGGGCTTCCGCCCGTTGCTGACCCTGCTGTCCAGCGAGGTCGGCACCGGCTGGGACGAGCAGGTCGTCGATGCCGCGGTCGGCGTCGAGCTGACCCACCTGGCCTCGCTCTACCACGACGACGTCATGGATGAGGCGGAGCTGCGGCGCGGCGTCCAGAGCGCCAACGCCCGCTACGGCAACTCCACCGCGATCCTCGTGGGTGACCTGCTCTTCGGCACCGCCTCCTCGGTGGTCGCGGGGCTGGGGGCCCAGGCGGTCCGGATCCAGGCCGACACCTTCATCCGGCTGTGCGCCGGCCAGATCCGCGACGACCGGCAGGCGGACGCCGACCTGCCGAGCGATCAGGCGGTGCAGGCATACCTCGAGATCCTCGCGGACAAGACCGGCGCGCTCATCGCGACCGCCGCCCGCTACGGCGCGATGTTCGGCGGCTGCGACGAGGCCACGACCCGCACCCTCACGGCCTACGGCGAGAAGGTCGGCGTCGTCTTCCAGCTGGCGGACGACCTGCTCGACGTCGCCTCGGACGCGCAGGAGTCGGGCAAGACGCCCGGCACCGACCTGCGCGAGGGCAAGGCCACGCTCCCGGTGCTGTATGCCCGGAGCAGCGAGGACCCCGCCGACGCCCGGCTGCTGGAGCTCACCCGCGGCCCGATCGAGGACCCGGACGACCTCGCCGAGGCCCTGTCCCTGCTGCGGGGACACCCCGCGATGGCCCAGGCGCGCGAGCAGACGCTGCACGTCGCCGCGCAGGCCAGGGAGCTCCTCGACGACCTGCCGGCCTCGCCCGCCCGGGCCGCGCTGCAGGCCCTCGTCGACGGCGTCGCCGACCGCTCCCGCTGA
- the rarD gene encoding EamA family transporter RarD: MTRDTHLSGGPQASGRPAEPSSGAAATGAEDAARRTQQGTAYGFLAYLLWGIFPLYFATLRPAGPWEIVAHRIVWTLVLCGLILLIRRDLAWMVALARTPRRLLGVALAGALIATNWGIYTYAVLSGHVTEAALGYFLNPLVTVALGVVILRERLRRLQWTAVGIGIVAAIYLTIDYGSPPWISLALACSFALYSLLKNRLGVSLSALRSLVGETLAILPVAVIILLWLARADATTWGGHGGVHTVLLMTTGIATAVPLLLFAAAASRVPLSTVGLLQFLTPVLQLLCGVLLLGESVPASRWVGFALVWLALAVLSTDMVRQVRRGRRERRARRRSAEGGTGLTDPTPL; this comes from the coding sequence GTGACCCGCGACACCCACCTGTCAGGGGGGCCGCAGGCCTCCGGCCGGCCGGCCGAGCCGTCCTCCGGCGCAGCGGCCACCGGCGCGGAGGACGCGGCACGGCGGACCCAGCAGGGCACGGCCTACGGCTTCCTCGCCTACCTGCTGTGGGGCATCTTCCCGCTCTACTTCGCCACGCTGCGCCCGGCCGGGCCGTGGGAGATCGTCGCGCACCGCATCGTGTGGACGCTGGTGCTGTGCGGGCTCATCCTGCTCATCCGCCGCGACCTGGCGTGGATGGTCGCCCTGGCGCGGACCCCCCGGCGGCTGCTCGGGGTCGCGCTCGCCGGCGCGCTCATCGCCACCAACTGGGGCATCTACACGTATGCCGTGCTGTCCGGGCACGTGACCGAGGCCGCGCTCGGCTACTTCCTCAACCCGCTGGTCACCGTGGCGCTGGGCGTGGTGATCCTGCGGGAGCGCCTGCGCCGGCTGCAGTGGACCGCCGTGGGGATCGGGATCGTCGCGGCGATCTACCTGACGATCGACTACGGCTCGCCACCCTGGATCAGCCTGGCCCTGGCGTGCTCGTTCGCGCTCTACAGCCTGCTGAAGAACCGGCTCGGCGTCTCCCTCAGCGCGCTGCGCTCGCTCGTCGGCGAGACGCTGGCGATCCTGCCGGTCGCGGTGATCATCCTGCTCTGGCTCGCCCGGGCCGACGCGACGACGTGGGGCGGGCACGGCGGCGTGCACACCGTCCTGCTCATGACGACGGGCATCGCGACCGCGGTGCCGCTGCTGCTCTTCGCCGCGGCCGCGAGCCGGGTGCCGCTGTCGACCGTGGGCCTGCTGCAGTTCCTCACCCCCGTCCTGCAGCTGCTCTGCGGCGTGCTGCTGCTCGGGGAGAGCGTCCCGGCCTCCCGCTGGGTGGGCTTCGCGCTCGTCTGGCTGGCGCTGGCGGTGCTGTCCACCGACATGGTGCGGCAGGTGCGCCGCGGGCGGCGCGAGCGCCGCGCCCGCCGTCGGAGCGCCGAGGGCGGGACCGGCCTGACCGACCCCACGCCCCTCTGA
- the nuoN gene encoding NADH-quinone oxidoreductase subunit NuoN, which produces MGGMFVAPDINYTALLPMIIVFVGGLVGVTVEGFASRRTRYAVQVPLSVATLVLALVALILLGRDNQGLTAADTVAIDGVALSLQGLVLVLSILGLLAMSERFGGQQPDAFTQSGVSTPGSAEETLATKVGATTTEVYPLTLMSVGGMMLFVSANDLLLLFVALEILSLPLYVLTGLARRRRLLSQEASLKYFLLGSFSSAFYLFGAVLLYGYAGSMRFADIAAAISSEVGMDGLLVPGVLLVAVGLLFKVGAVPFHAWTPDVYQGAPTPVTGFMAACTKVAAFGAMLRVLYVAVEGARLEWQPVIAVVAALSMVVGALLSIVQTDVKRILAYSSIAHAGFILTGVVALDVSGVTSTMFYLATYGFMTIPAFAIVALVRSAGTEATLVDQWAGLGRRSPWIAASFTFLLMAFAGIPLTSGFTGKFAVFSAAVSQGWAWLAVVGVLASAVTAYIYFVLVVQMWLGDADASGDTVVVRPSWMTSVAILVGVAMTLALGIMPSPVLDLAQSTAAFLR; this is translated from the coding sequence ATGGGTGGCATGTTCGTCGCGCCGGACATCAACTACACCGCGCTGCTGCCGATGATCATCGTCTTCGTCGGCGGGCTCGTCGGGGTCACGGTGGAGGGCTTCGCCTCCCGCCGCACGCGGTATGCCGTCCAGGTGCCCCTCTCGGTGGCGACGCTGGTCCTGGCGCTGGTCGCGCTCATCCTGCTCGGCCGGGACAACCAGGGCCTCACCGCGGCGGACACGGTCGCGATCGACGGGGTGGCGCTGTCGCTGCAGGGCCTCGTGCTCGTGCTCTCGATCCTCGGCCTGCTGGCGATGAGCGAGCGCTTCGGCGGGCAGCAGCCCGACGCCTTCACCCAGTCCGGCGTCTCGACGCCGGGCTCGGCCGAGGAGACGCTGGCGACCAAGGTCGGCGCCACGACCACCGAGGTCTACCCGCTGACGCTGATGTCGGTCGGCGGCATGATGCTCTTCGTCTCGGCCAACGACCTGCTGCTGCTCTTCGTCGCCCTGGAGATCCTCTCGCTGCCGCTCTACGTCCTCACCGGGCTGGCCCGGCGCCGGCGGCTGCTGTCGCAGGAGGCCTCGCTGAAGTACTTCTTGCTGGGCAGCTTCTCCTCGGCCTTCTACCTCTTCGGCGCCGTGCTGCTCTACGGCTACGCCGGCTCGATGCGCTTCGCCGACATCGCGGCCGCGATCAGCTCCGAGGTGGGCATGGACGGCCTGCTCGTGCCGGGCGTGCTGCTCGTCGCGGTCGGGCTGCTCTTCAAGGTCGGCGCGGTGCCCTTCCACGCGTGGACGCCGGACGTCTACCAGGGGGCCCCGACGCCGGTCACCGGCTTCATGGCGGCGTGCACCAAGGTCGCCGCCTTCGGCGCCATGCTGCGGGTGCTCTACGTCGCCGTCGAGGGTGCGCGCCTGGAGTGGCAGCCGGTCATCGCCGTCGTCGCGGCGCTGTCGATGGTCGTCGGTGCGCTGCTCTCGATCGTGCAGACCGACGTCAAGCGGATCCTGGCCTACTCCTCCATCGCGCACGCCGGCTTCATCCTCACCGGCGTCGTGGCGCTGGACGTCTCCGGCGTCACCAGCACGATGTTCTACCTCGCGACCTACGGCTTCATGACGATCCCCGCCTTCGCGATCGTGGCGCTGGTCCGCAGCGCCGGCACCGAGGCCACCCTCGTGGACCAGTGGGCCGGGCTCGGCCGCCGCTCCCCGTGGATCGCCGCCTCCTTCACCTTCCTGCTCATGGCCTTCGCAGGCATCCCGCTGACCTCGGGCTTCACCGGCAAGTTCGCGGTTTTCTCGGCCGCGGTGAGCCAGGGCTGGGCATGGCTGGCGGTCGTCGGTGTGCTCGCCAGCGCCGTCACCGCCTACATCTACTTCGTCCTGGTCGTGCAGATGTGGCTCGGCGACGCGGACGCGAGCGGTGACACCGTCGTCGTGCGGCCCTCGTGGATGACCTCGGTCGCGATCCTCGTCGGGGTGGCCATGACCCTGGCCCTGGGCATCATGCCCTCCCCGGTCCTCGACCTGGCGCAGAGCACCGCGGCGTTCCTGAGGTGA
- a CDS encoding TetR/AcrR family transcriptional regulator, which translates to MTEAPPAGRRELNKARTHEAILGALRDLVAQLPAAEVTVDQVAERAGISRRTFFNYFGSIPAALSAVFAEHASGMISRLDPDQVRLDPLAALRRLVQAGEIPTDLIGWLSDLNSHGQSTDGQMLLERTVWADMAGWLREQLHALLPEADPLFVATLSSAVMSCFQAAEETWVEDPHRAAPLSPADTAAFHDHLDRALGLLASGWRSDHD; encoded by the coding sequence ATGACCGAGGCACCCCCCGCCGGACGGCGCGAGCTCAACAAGGCGCGCACCCACGAGGCGATCCTCGGGGCGCTGCGCGACCTCGTCGCGCAGCTGCCGGCCGCCGAGGTCACCGTCGACCAGGTGGCCGAGCGGGCGGGCATCTCCCGGCGCACCTTCTTCAACTACTTCGGCAGCATCCCCGCCGCCCTCAGCGCGGTCTTCGCCGAGCACGCCTCCGGCATGATCTCCCGGCTCGACCCCGACCAGGTCCGCCTCGACCCGCTCGCGGCCCTGCGCCGGCTCGTCCAGGCGGGGGAGATCCCCACCGACCTCATCGGGTGGCTCTCCGACCTCAACAGCCACGGGCAGAGCACCGACGGACAGATGCTGCTGGAGCGCACGGTCTGGGCGGACATGGCAGGCTGGCTGCGGGAGCAGCTGCACGCCCTGCTCCCCGAGGCCGACCCGCTCTTCGTCGCCACCCTCTCCTCGGCGGTGATGAGCTGCTTCCAGGCGGCCGAGGAGACGTGGGTCGAGGACCCGCACCGAGCGGCGCCGCTCTCCCCCGCCGACACGGCGGCCTTCCACGACCACCTGGACCGTGCCCTGGGCCTGCTGGCCTCGGGCTGGCGGTCCGACCACGACTGA
- a CDS encoding NADH-quinone oxidoreductase subunit M yields the protein MNFPWLTTLLVLPLVGALVVSLLPKGSTLVRPVSLGVALLTLAVGIGAATQYQIGGGSGGEQFQLTEVYSWIPQFGVSYALGVDGISLSMILLGLVLVPICIVAAWDDVPAVGRRQHAYFALMLALSSMMIGVFAAIDVFLFYVFFEAMLIPVYFLIGVFGGTRRAKAATTFLLYSLVGGLIMLVAVIGVYLAGPRGTDGFLLSNLTGLDLSVEAGRWLFLGFFIAFAIKAPMWPVHTWLPLAAEQARPATSVLLVGVLDKVGTYGMIRFCLALFPEASQWATPVILALALVSLFVGAFLAIGQTDMLRLISYTSISHFGFIVLGIFAFTTISQTGATLYMVNHGFTTAGLFLVAGMLIMRRGSRDLRDFGGWQRVTPLVAGALLVSGLSGLALPGLNSFVSEFLVIVGTFGRHPWLGVIAALGVILAAVYILVMYQKVATGPRPEGAEVEGIPDMSGREKWVVAPIIAAFLVLGFYPQPVLDLLQPAVEQSMQTVGITDVSPTVDTGLATTSDSEGSDH from the coding sequence ATGAACTTCCCCTGGTTGACCACGCTCCTCGTGCTGCCGCTCGTCGGCGCGCTCGTCGTGTCGCTGCTGCCCAAGGGCAGCACCCTGGTGCGCCCGGTGTCCCTCGGCGTGGCGCTGCTGACCCTCGCGGTCGGCATCGGTGCCGCGACCCAGTACCAGATCGGCGGGGGATCCGGCGGCGAGCAGTTCCAGCTGACCGAGGTCTACTCCTGGATCCCGCAGTTCGGCGTCTCCTACGCGCTGGGCGTCGACGGCATCTCGCTGTCGATGATCCTGCTCGGCCTCGTGCTCGTGCCCATCTGCATCGTCGCCGCGTGGGACGACGTCCCGGCGGTCGGCCGGCGCCAGCACGCCTACTTCGCCCTCATGCTGGCGCTGAGCTCCATGATGATCGGTGTCTTCGCCGCCATCGACGTCTTCCTCTTCTACGTCTTCTTCGAGGCGATGCTCATCCCGGTCTATTTCCTCATCGGGGTCTTCGGCGGCACCCGGCGGGCGAAGGCGGCCACGACCTTCCTGCTCTACTCGCTCGTCGGCGGGCTCATCATGCTCGTCGCGGTCATCGGGGTCTACCTCGCCGGACCGCGCGGCACCGACGGCTTCCTGCTGTCCAACCTCACCGGGCTGGACCTGTCGGTGGAGGCCGGCCGCTGGCTCTTCCTCGGCTTCTTCATCGCCTTCGCGATCAAGGCGCCGATGTGGCCGGTGCACACCTGGCTGCCGCTGGCGGCCGAGCAGGCGCGCCCGGCGACGTCTGTGCTGCTGGTCGGCGTGCTCGACAAGGTCGGCACCTACGGCATGATCCGCTTCTGCCTGGCGCTCTTCCCCGAGGCCAGTCAGTGGGCGACCCCGGTGATCCTCGCGCTCGCGCTCGTCTCGCTCTTCGTCGGCGCCTTCCTCGCGATCGGCCAGACCGACATGCTGCGGCTCATCAGCTACACCTCGATCAGCCACTTCGGCTTCATCGTGCTCGGCATCTTCGCCTTCACCACGATCAGCCAGACCGGTGCGACGCTCTACATGGTCAACCACGGCTTCACCACCGCCGGGCTGTTCCTCGTCGCGGGCATGCTCATCATGCGCCGGGGCTCGCGCGACCTGCGCGACTTCGGCGGCTGGCAGCGGGTCACCCCGCTCGTGGCCGGTGCGCTGCTCGTCTCCGGCCTGTCCGGGCTGGCGCTGCCCGGTCTGAACTCCTTCGTCAGCGAGTTCCTCGTCATCGTCGGCACCTTCGGCCGGCACCCGTGGCTGGGCGTCATCGCCGCCCTGGGCGTCATCCTCGCGGCCGTCTACATCCTCGTGATGTACCAGAAGGTCGCCACCGGGCCGAGGCCCGAGGGTGCCGAGGTCGAGGGCATACCGGACATGAGCGGGCGCGAGAAGTGGGTGGTGGCGCCGATCATCGCGGCTTTCCTCGTCCTCGGCTTCTACCCGCAGCCGGTCCTCGACCTGCTCCAGCCGGCCGTCGAGCAGAGCATGCAGACGGTCGGGATCACCGACGTGAGCCCGACCGTGGACACGGGCCTCGCCACGACCTCCGACTCCGAGGGGAGTGACCACTGA
- a CDS encoding MMPL family transporter, with translation MATLLHRLGRWCAHHRLGVIAIWVAVLAITGTGMATLAKPLSNEFSIPGSRFEQVLDTLQQEIPEAAGTTGTVVFRNDDGFTDEQREAIAGAVQDWEDLDGVTSTDPFEAQAELDSAPQDITDGEAELEDARAQLEDGREQLEQGRADLEDSRDQLASGREQLEAGQAELDEQAATLQQSQEELDAQLQQLEDGVAAGQVPPAAEQQARAEIAAGQEQIDAGRQQLEAGQAQLDEQAQQLEAGEEQLADGEAELEDNAAQLDDAEDDIAQGEEDLAVARRMVDLSDGFRVVNEAGTVALTQVSVADAEGFIPEETTASIQQIGNDLEGDGLSVDFSKEITDDLSSLLGPGEVVGLVVAAVVLIVMLGSLVAAGLPILMALVGVGVGLTGALALSQWVDMQSITPVLALMLGLAVGIDYSLFLINRHRQQVRQGMPLRDSIALAVGTSGNAVTFAGLTVIIALVALTLTGIPFLGVMGIVAAATVAIAVLVAITLTPAMLSLIGDKVLPRRERAGGHRGKHEEDPAEEHADDPGRGWAARVQKHPWLAVVGVLAVVGALAWPTLDLRLGLPDGSSEPAGSTAYTTYDTVRDEFGAGANGPILVVAELDEPLAEGDTALMSAQADLGEELAEVDGVEQVLPAGVNDARDVLAFRLQPEGGPADASTEALVDRLGPAVEQIGEDQGATLGLTGQTVANIDISEQLADALPIYLVVVVGLSLILLLLVFRSILVPLLATGGFLLSVGAAFGAVVGVYQLGFASSFFGVNEAGPILSFLPILLIGILFGLAMDYQLFLVSAMREEKVHGKDARTAVVSGFNHSARVVTAAAIIMISVFAGFVWAHLTMVRPIGLGLAVGVLVDAFLVRMTLTPAVMSLLGERAWWIPRWLDRILPDVDVEGAKLERTLGISHDEQEPGEGTDGDRDADAADREPAQESEPSPSR, from the coding sequence GTGGCCACTCTTCTGCACCGCCTGGGGCGCTGGTGCGCCCACCACCGGCTCGGCGTCATCGCGATCTGGGTCGCCGTGCTCGCCATCACCGGCACCGGTATGGCGACGCTCGCCAAGCCCCTGTCCAACGAGTTCTCCATCCCTGGCAGCCGGTTCGAGCAGGTGCTCGACACCCTCCAGCAGGAGATCCCGGAGGCTGCCGGCACCACCGGCACCGTGGTCTTCCGCAACGACGACGGCTTCACCGACGAGCAGCGCGAGGCCATCGCCGGCGCGGTGCAGGACTGGGAGGACCTGGACGGGGTCACCTCCACCGACCCCTTCGAGGCGCAGGCCGAGCTGGACTCGGCCCCGCAGGACATCACCGACGGCGAGGCCGAGCTCGAGGACGCCCGCGCCCAGCTGGAGGACGGCCGCGAGCAGCTCGAGCAGGGCCGGGCGGACCTGGAGGACTCACGGGACCAGCTCGCGTCCGGGCGGGAGCAGCTCGAGGCCGGCCAGGCCGAGCTGGACGAGCAGGCCGCCACCCTGCAGCAGTCCCAGGAGGAGCTCGACGCCCAGCTGCAGCAGCTCGAGGACGGGGTCGCGGCGGGCCAGGTGCCGCCGGCCGCCGAGCAGCAGGCGCGCGCGGAGATCGCCGCGGGCCAGGAGCAGATCGACGCCGGTCGCCAGCAGCTCGAGGCGGGCCAGGCCCAGCTCGACGAGCAGGCCCAGCAGCTCGAGGCCGGCGAGGAGCAGCTGGCGGACGGCGAGGCCGAGCTGGAGGACAACGCCGCCCAGCTCGACGACGCCGAGGACGACATCGCCCAGGGCGAGGAGGACCTCGCCGTCGCGCGCCGCATGGTCGACCTCAGCGACGGCTTCCGCGTGGTCAACGAGGCCGGCACCGTCGCCCTCACCCAGGTATCCGTGGCCGACGCCGAGGGCTTCATCCCGGAGGAGACCACTGCCTCGATCCAGCAGATCGGCAACGACCTCGAGGGCGACGGCCTGAGCGTCGACTTCTCCAAGGAGATCACCGACGACCTGTCCAGCCTCCTCGGCCCCGGTGAGGTCGTGGGCCTGGTCGTCGCCGCGGTCGTCCTCATCGTCATGCTCGGCAGCCTCGTCGCCGCCGGCCTGCCGATCCTCATGGCCCTCGTCGGGGTCGGCGTCGGCCTCACCGGCGCCCTCGCCCTGTCCCAGTGGGTCGACATGCAGTCGATCACCCCGGTGCTGGCGCTCATGCTCGGCCTCGCGGTCGGCATCGACTACTCCCTCTTCCTCATCAACCGGCACCGGCAGCAGGTGCGCCAGGGTATGCCGCTGCGCGACTCGATCGCGCTCGCCGTGGGGACCTCGGGCAACGCCGTCACCTTCGCCGGGCTCACCGTGATCATCGCGCTCGTCGCGCTCACCCTCACCGGCATCCCGTTCCTGGGCGTCATGGGGATCGTGGCCGCGGCGACGGTGGCCATCGCCGTGCTCGTGGCCATCACCCTCACCCCGGCGATGCTCTCCCTCATCGGGGACAAGGTGCTCCCCCGCCGCGAGCGCGCGGGCGGCCACCGTGGCAAGCACGAGGAGGACCCCGCCGAGGAGCACGCCGACGACCCCGGTCGCGGCTGGGCCGCCCGGGTGCAGAAGCACCCCTGGCTGGCCGTCGTCGGGGTGCTCGCCGTGGTGGGCGCCCTGGCCTGGCCCACCCTGGACCTGCGGCTCGGCCTGCCCGACGGCAGCAGCGAGCCCGCCGGCTCTACGGCATACACGACCTATGACACGGTGCGCGACGAGTTCGGCGCCGGCGCCAACGGCCCGATCCTCGTCGTCGCCGAGCTGGACGAGCCGCTCGCCGAGGGCGACACCGCGCTCATGAGCGCGCAGGCCGACCTGGGCGAGGAGCTGGCCGAGGTCGACGGCGTCGAGCAGGTGCTGCCCGCCGGCGTCAACGACGCGCGCGACGTGCTGGCCTTCCGGCTGCAGCCCGAGGGTGGCCCGGCGGACGCCTCCACCGAGGCGCTCGTCGACCGGCTCGGCCCGGCGGTCGAGCAGATCGGCGAGGACCAGGGTGCGACCCTGGGCCTGACCGGGCAGACGGTCGCCAACATCGACATCTCCGAGCAGCTCGCGGACGCGCTCCCGATCTACCTCGTCGTGGTCGTCGGCCTCTCGCTGATCCTGCTGCTGCTGGTCTTCCGCTCGATCCTGGTGCCGCTGCTGGCGACGGGTGGCTTCCTGCTCAGCGTCGGTGCCGCCTTCGGTGCGGTGGTCGGGGTCTACCAGCTCGGCTTCGCCTCGAGCTTCTTCGGGGTCAACGAGGCCGGGCCGATCCTGTCCTTCCTGCCGATCCTGCTCATCGGGATCCTCTTCGGGCTCGCCATGGACTACCAGCTCTTCCTCGTGTCCGCGATGCGGGAGGAGAAGGTCCACGGCAAGGACGCCCGGACCGCGGTGGTGAGCGGCTTCAACCACAGCGCGAGGGTCGTGACCGCGGCGGCGATCATCATGATCTCGGTCTTCGCCGGCTTCGTCTGGGCGCACCTGACGATGGTCCGACCGATCGGGCTGGGGCTGGCCGTGGGCGTCCTCGTCGACGCCTTCCTCGTCCGGATGACCCTCACCCCCGCGGTGATGTCACTGCTGGGCGAGAGGGCCTGGTGGATCCCGCGCTGGCTGGATCGGATCCTGCCGGACGTCGATGTCGAGGGCGCCAAGCTGGAGCGCACGCTCGGGATCAGCCACGACGAGCAGGAGCCGGGCGAGGGCACCGACGGCGACCGCGACGCGGACGCCGCGGACCGGGAGCCGGCTCAGGAGAGCGAGCCCTCCCCCAGCCGCTGA
- a CDS encoding PhoX family protein — protein MPSTTSRRTLLPLLAAHPGGRSSATCRYRCGDACSQPVPNTSDNTYFGDVVQTAIRRRAVLTGGGAALAGVAWAAAPQPAVAAEDLPDTDHRLRGFPSIPPTPADVDDLVVPRGFTWAPVISWGDPVEPGAPAFDVDHQSVEAQKGQAGYNADYLTLRLDGDRGWRSRRGVIVFNNEYTNPEMMFPDWDGSVTAEQAEIEMAAHGMTVVEVTRRNDRSPWTYRRRGTRNRRIHAWTTFALDGPAAGAAWMRTGADRSGRRVLGTLNNCAGGDTPWGTVLSGEENFNQYFDATDAPDPEGRLARYGITSAGRGWEQADPRFSLVEEPHEVNRFGWIVEVDPDDPGSTPVKHTALGRFKHEGATIRLAQDGRAVAYMGDDERFDYVYKFVSRRRYREGDKRHNLRLLSDGDLYVARFTGDGFQDGEYDGRGEWLPLIVDGESHVDGMAVAEVCTWTRLAADTVGPTKMDRPEDVQPDPHTGRVYVALTNNTARTPGQIDEANPRAANKFGHVIEWREQGDDAAALRFRWRIVLVAGDPSDPGTYFHGTDQREVTPISCPDNVAFDGEPGHLWISTDGAPGTLGTCDGLFRMPTRGRDRGLVEQFLSVPTGAECCGPVISWKDRSVLVSVQHPGEGGQSGYPYLGDSVPRPGVAHVYPRRG, from the coding sequence ATGCCCTCGACCACCAGCCGCCGCACCCTGCTGCCGCTGCTCGCCGCCCATCCCGGCGGGCGCAGCTCGGCCACCTGCCGCTACCGCTGCGGGGACGCCTGCTCCCAGCCGGTCCCGAACACGAGCGACAACACCTACTTCGGCGACGTCGTCCAGACGGCGATCCGTCGCCGCGCGGTGCTCACCGGCGGTGGCGCCGCGCTCGCCGGCGTCGCCTGGGCGGCCGCCCCGCAGCCCGCCGTCGCCGCCGAGGACCTGCCGGACACCGACCACCGGCTGCGCGGCTTTCCCTCGATCCCGCCCACGCCCGCCGACGTCGACGACCTCGTCGTCCCCCGCGGCTTCACCTGGGCACCGGTCATCTCCTGGGGGGACCCGGTGGAGCCGGGCGCCCCCGCCTTCGACGTCGACCACCAGTCGGTGGAGGCGCAGAAGGGGCAGGCCGGCTACAACGCCGACTACCTCACCCTGCGCCTGGACGGCGACCGGGGCTGGCGGTCCCGACGCGGCGTCATCGTCTTCAACAACGAGTACACCAACCCCGAGATGATGTTCCCGGACTGGGACGGGTCGGTCACCGCCGAGCAGGCCGAGATCGAGATGGCCGCGCACGGTATGACGGTGGTCGAGGTCACCCGCAGGAACGACCGGTCCCCGTGGACCTACCGCCGGCGCGGGACCCGCAACCGCCGCATCCACGCCTGGACGACCTTCGCCCTGGACGGCCCGGCGGCCGGGGCCGCGTGGATGCGGACTGGCGCGGACCGCAGCGGGCGACGCGTGCTGGGCACGCTCAACAACTGCGCCGGCGGGGACACCCCGTGGGGGACGGTGCTCTCCGGCGAGGAGAACTTCAACCAGTACTTCGACGCCACCGACGCGCCGGACCCGGAGGGTAGGCTGGCCCGCTACGGCATCACGTCCGCGGGCCGCGGGTGGGAGCAGGCCGACCCGCGCTTCTCCCTGGTCGAGGAGCCGCACGAGGTCAACCGCTTCGGCTGGATCGTCGAGGTCGACCCCGACGACCCCGGCTCCACCCCGGTGAAGCACACGGCGCTGGGCCGGTTCAAGCACGAGGGTGCCACCATCCGGCTGGCGCAGGACGGGCGGGCCGTGGCCTACATGGGCGACGACGAGCGCTTCGACTACGTCTACAAGTTCGTCTCCCGACGCCGTTACCGCGAGGGCGACAAGCGGCACAACCTGCGGCTGCTCTCCGACGGAGACCTCTACGTCGCCCGGTTCACCGGCGACGGCTTCCAGGACGGGGAGTACGACGGGCGCGGTGAGTGGCTGCCGCTGATCGTGGACGGCGAGTCGCACGTCGACGGTATGGCCGTGGCCGAGGTCTGCACCTGGACCCGGCTGGCGGCGGACACGGTCGGGCCGACGAAGATGGACCGCCCTGAGGACGTCCAGCCCGACCCGCACACCGGCCGCGTCTACGTCGCCCTGACCAACAACACGGCCCGCACCCCCGGCCAGATCGACGAGGCCAACCCCCGCGCCGCCAACAAGTTCGGCCACGTCATCGAGTGGCGGGAGCAGGGTGACGACGCCGCCGCCCTCCGCTTCCGGTGGCGGATCGTGCTCGTCGCGGGCGACCCCTCGGACCCGGGCACCTACTTCCACGGGACCGACCAGCGTGAGGTCACCCCCATCAGCTGCCCGGACAACGTCGCCTTCGACGGTGAGCCCGGGCATCTGTGGATCTCCACCGACGGTGCGCCCGGCACCCTCGGCACCTGCGACGGCCTGTTCCGTATGCCGACGCGGGGTCGTGACCGTGGCCTGGTCGAGCAGTTCCTGTCGGTGCCCACGGGCGCAGAGTGCTGCGGGCCGGTGATCTCGTGGAAGGACCGCTCGGTGCTGGTCAGCGTGCAGCATCCGGGAGAGGGCGGCCAGAGCGGCTACCCCTACCTCGGCGACAGCGTGCCGCGCCCCGGCGTGGCTCACGTCTACCCACGCCGGGGCTGA